A segment of the Leclercia adecarboxylata genome:
CGGCGCTGGCCTCGGTCTGGATGCGTTTTACCGCGTCGGCGGCATCCGCCAGACGGACAATCTTCAGGGTAATGGCGTAGTGGGTTTTCATCTCGCCGCTCACCCAGTCCAGATAGCGGTTTACCGCCTCATCGCCGCCCCAGGCGTTAAACCAGACGGTCTGGCCCCGGGCATCCTCTTTAGTTTTCTGCCAGCCGTCATCGGCCAGCGCCGGCCCTGCCATCAGCAGGCCGGTTAACAACATGCAAAAACGCGCACGGCGCATGATGCCCCCTGTTATGGAGAAGTGCGGGAAAAGCGGGCAAACAGCCAGCGGGTAATCAGCGGCAGCAGTCCCAGTAGCGTAAAGGCGAAAACCACGCCCGGCGAGAGGATATCACGCAGCGAGGCGATCTGCCCTAACTGGTGGCCGGCATTGAGAAAAACCACCGCACCGGGCAGCATCCCGAGCTGGCTGACCCACCAGTAGCGCCGTACCCCGAGGGTCGTCACCCCGGCCAGCAGGTTGACCATAAAGAAAGGAAACAGCGGCATCAGGCGCAGGGCAAACAGATAAAAGGCCCCGTCGCGGGCAACCCCGTCATTCACGGTGCGCATCGGCCCGGCAAAGCGGCGCTGCACCCAGTCGCGCAGCAGATAGCGGCTGACCAGCATCGCCAGGGTTGCGCCTAGCGTGGCGGCGAAGGAGACCAGCAAAATCCCCGGCCAGAGGCCGAACAGCGCCCCGCCGAGCAGGGTCAGCAGCGCAGCCCCCGGCAGCGACAGGGTGGTGACCAGCACATAGAGAATGAAAAAGAGCGCGGCGCTCTGCAGTGGCGCCTGCTGGCAGTAATGCAGCAGCGCCTGATGCCGGGCCTGAAGATTTTCCAGCGTCAGGACGCCGGGAGGCAGTTGCGTATAAATAACAACAAATGCGCCCAGAAGGGCGCACAGAAGAGTGATTTTACGAACGTTTGCCGCCATTCATTTTACGTCGAATGTCGCCCATACCGGGGCGTGGTCGGACGGTTTTTCCATGCTGCGGATCTCGTAATCGATCCCGGTTTCAATGCAGCGCTCTGCCAGCGGCGCGCTTGCCAGCAGCAGGTCGATGCGCAGGCCGCGGTTATCGTCAAAGCCTCTGGAGCGGTAATCAAACCATGAGAAGCGATCCTGGGTCTCCGGGTTGGCGTGGCGGAAGGTATCCACCAGACCCCAGTCCATCAGACGCGCCATCCACTCGCGCTCTTCCGGCAGGAAGGAGCACTTCCCGGCGCGGAGCCAGCGTTTGCGGCTGTCTTCGCCGATGCCGATATCCAGATCGGTATGGCTGATATTCATGTCACCCATGATCAGCACCGGATTCTCTTTGTTCAGCTCGGTTTCGAGGAAGGACTGCAGATCCTGGTAGAACTTCTCTTTGGCCGGGAATTTCAGCGGATGGTCGCGGCTCTCGCCCTGCGGGAAGTAGCCATTGATCACGGTGATGTTGCCAAGCGGCGAGGGAATTTCCGCCATGATGATGCGGCGCTGGGAATCTTCACCGTCCCCCGGGAAGCCGCGACGCACCGAGACGGGCGTCTCTTTGGTCAGCAGGGCCACACCGTAATGGCCTTTCTGGCCGTGATAAAAGACGTTGTAACCCAGTTTTGCCACCTCTTCCAGAGGGAACATATCGTCGTGGACTTTTGTCTCCTGCAGGCCGATAACGTCAGGCTGATGCTGCTCAACGATGGCTTGCAGTTGATGAGGACGGGCGCGCAGGCCGTTGATATTAAAAGAGACAAATTTCATAGTCGCTGCCAGTGCAAGGTGAATAGTGCAAGGATGGTAGCAGAATTTCATTGGGCTGACTGCCGCCGCTGCGTATGTTCCAGCCATTTCTGCGATAGATCGTACTGACAGTGCAATTTTTGCACCGATCTGGCGCGTGATGCCCTGCGATGGCGCGTAAATGGACCACAAATTTCGCGAGCGATCACAATTCCAGAATTATATTTGGCTTCTGCATAAAACAGCTGTTTTTCATCCGGCAAAGCCGCGCTTGTTGTAAAAATATTCACTTTATATGCAATAACAGTGAATAACTCCATATCGTAACCTGTTGATATTACGTTCCCCCATCCAGTTTATGCATTTTTATCGCTGGCTGGCACGATCGCTGCAATCTACATTTACAGCGCAAACACTAAAATATTTAACATTTAATCAACCTTTTATTTACCGGATGAGGTCGCTATGTCTCTGTCAATTACGCGTGAAAACTTTGATGAATGGATGATGCCGGTTTACGCCCCGGCGGCTTTTATTCCGGTACGGGGAGAGGGCTCACGCCTGTGGGATCAGCAGGGCAAAGAGTATATCGACTTCGCTGGCGGCATTGCGGTTAACGCCCTGGGCCACGCCCATCCGGCGCTGCGACAGGCGCTGAATGACCAGGCGGCGAAGTTCTGGCATACCGGGAACGGGTACACCAACGAACCGGCGCTGCGCCTGGCGAAAAAACTGATCGACGCCACCTTCGCCGAAAAAGTGTTCTTCTGTAACTCCGGGGCCGAAGCTAACGAAGCGGCGCTGAAGCTGGCGCGTAAATATGCCCACGACAACTTTGGCAGCCAGAAAAGCGGCATCGTTGCTTTCAAAAATGCCTTCCACGGCCGCACCCTTTTTACCGTCAGTGCGGGCGGTCAGCCCTCTTATTCCCAGGACTTTGCTCCGCTGCCGCCGGATATCCGCCACGCGATCTATAACGATCTGCAATCCGCCAGTGAGCTGATCGACGACACCACCTGCGCGGTGATCGTCGAGCCGATGCAGGGCGAGGGCGGTGTGCTGCCTGCGGATAAAGCCTTCCTCCAGGGGCTGCGCGAGCTGTGCGATCGCCACAACGCGGTGCTGATTTTTGATGAAGTTCAGACCGGCGTCGGCCGCACCGGCGAGCTGTATGCCTATATGCATTACGGCGTCACCCCGGACGTGCTCTCCACCGCCAAGGCCCTCGGCGGCGGCTTCCCGGTGGGGGCAATGCTCACCACCGACAAATTCGCCCGGGTGATGACCGTCGGCACCCACGGCACCACCTACGGCGGTAACCCGCTGGCGTCGGCGGTGGCCGGTCAGGTGCTGGATATCATCAACACCCCGGAAGTGCTGGCCGGCGTCAGGCAGCGTCATGAGTGGTTTGTCGAGCGCCTGCAGGCCATTAACGCCAAAACCGGCCTGTTCAAAGAAATTCGCGGTCTGGGGCTGCTGATTGGCTGCGTGCTCACGGAGGAGTTCGCCGGAAAAGCTAAACTTATCTCACAGGAAGCGGCAAAAGCGGGCGTGATGGTGTTGATCGCCGGGGCTAACGTGGTGCGCTTCGCGCCTGCGCTGATCGTCAGCGAGGAAGAAGTGCAGACCGGGTTAGATCGCTTCGCGCTGGCCTGTGAACGTGTGAAGTCCGGGGTGTCATCATGATGGTCATCCGTCCCATTGAGCGCGGTGATTTATCCGCCCTCATGCAGCTTGCCGGTAAGACAGGAGGCGGGTTGACCTCGCTTCCCGTTGATGAAAATACCCTCTCGGCGCGCATTGAGCGCTCGCTGGAGACCTGGCAAGGGACGCTGCCGAAAGGAGAACAGGGCTACGTGTTTGTGCTGGAGGATACCGACAGCGGCACCGTGGCCGGGATCTGCGCCATTGAGGTGGCGGTGGGTCTGAACGATCCCTGGTACAACTACCGTGTCGGCACCCTGGTGCACGCTTCGAAAGAGCTGAACGTCTACAATGCGCTGCCGACGCTGTTCCTCAGCAACGATCACACCGGCAGCAGCGAGCTGTGCACGCTGTTTCTCGATCCGGAATGGCGCAAGGAGGGCAACGGTTATCTGCTCTCCAAATCGCGCTTTCTCTTTATGGCAGCCTTCCGCGACCGCTTTAATGAAAAAGTGGTGGCCGAGATGCGCGGCGTGATCGACGAAACCGGCTTCTCGCCGTTCTGGCAAAGCCTAGGGGAACGCTTCTTCTCGATGGAGTTCAGCAAGGCCGACTATCTCTGCGGTACCGGGCAGAAAGCCTTTATTGCCGAGCTGATGCCAAAACATCCTATCTATACCTATTTCCTCAGCCCCGAAGCGCAGGCCGTGATTGGCCAGGTGCATCCGCAAACCGCCCCGGCGCGCGCGGTACTGGAGAAAGAAGGGTTCCGCTACCGTAACTATGTCGACATCTTTGACGGCGGCCCGACGCTGGAGTGCGACATCGACCGGGTGCGGGCGATCCGTAAAAGCCGTCTGGTAGAGGTGGCCGAAGGCCAGCCTGCGCCGGGCGAGTGGCCCGCCTGCCTGGTGGCCAATGAACAATATGACCAGTTCCGCGCCACGCTGATCCGCGTGGATCCTGACTGTGAACGTCTGGTGCTGACCCCAGCCCAGCTGGATGCCCTGAAATGCCGCGCCGGCGATCGTATTCGCATGGTGCGCCTGTGCCCCGAGGAGAAAACAGCATGAACTTATGGATTAACGGCGACTGGGTGACCGGCGAAGGTGAACCACGCACCAAACACAATCCGGTAGGTCAGGAGGTGTTATGGCAGGGGGCGGACGCCAGCGCCGCGCAGGTTGAGCAGGCGTGCCGTGCGGCGCGCGCCGCCTTCCCGGGCTGGGCGAGGCTGCCGTTCAGCGCCCGTCAGGCTATCGTTGAGAAATTTGCCGCCCTGCTGGAGGCCAACAAACAGGAGCTGACCCGCATCATTGCCAGCGAAACCGGCAAACCGCGCTGGGAAGCGGCGACCGAAATCACCGCGATGATCAACAAAATCGCCATTTCGGTGAAAGCCTACCACACCCGCACCGGCGAGCAGCGTACCGAGATGGCCGACGGCGCCGCCACCCTGCGCCATCGCCCGCACGGCGTGCTGGCGGTGTTCGGCCCCTATAACTTCCCCGGCCATCTGCCGAACGGCCATATCGTGCCCGCGCTGCTGGCGGGTAACGCTGTGATCTTCAAGCCGAGCGAGCTGACGCCGTGGAGCGGGGAGGCGGTCGTCAAACTGTGGGAGCAGGCCGGGCTGCCGCCGGGCGTGCTCAATCTGGTACAGGGCGGGCGCGAAACCGGCCAGGCGCTGAGTGCGCTGGGCGACATTGACGGGCTGCTGTTTACCGGCAGCGCCGGCACCGGCTACCAGCTGCACCGCCAGCTGGCTGGACAGCCGGAAAAAATTCTGGCCCTCGAGATGGGCGGCAACAATGCCCTGATCGTCGACGATCCGGCTGACATCGACGCCGCGGTTCATCTGACCATCCAGTCGGCCTTTATCACCGCCGGACAGCGCTGCACCTGCGCCCGTCGTCTGTTGGTAAAAAGCGGTGCCGAGGGTGACGCCTTCCTTGCCCGTCTGGTGGAGGTGAGTGCACATCTGCTGCCGGGCGTGTGGGATGCCAGCGACCAGCCTTTTATCGGCGGGCTGATCTCCGAACAGGCGGCGAAAAACGTCTATCACGTCTGGCGGGAGCATGTCGCCCGTGGCGGCGAGTCGCTGCTGGATCCGCGTCTGGTGAAGGCGGGCACCTCTTTATTGACGCCGGGCATTGTTGAGATGACCGGGGTGCGCGATGTACCGGACGAAGAGGTCTTCGGTCCGCTGCTCTGCGTCTGGCGCTATGACGATTTCGATCAGGCCATCGCGATGGCTAACACCACGCGCTACGGCCTGTC
Coding sequences within it:
- a CDS encoding TVP38/TMEM64 family protein, with protein sequence MAANVRKITLLCALLGAFVVIYTQLPPGVLTLENLQARHQALLHYCQQAPLQSAALFFILYVLVTTLSLPGAALLTLLGGALFGLWPGILLVSFAATLGATLAMLVSRYLLRDWVQRRFAGPMRTVNDGVARDGAFYLFALRLMPLFPFFMVNLLAGVTTLGVRRYWWVSQLGMLPGAVVFLNAGHQLGQIASLRDILSPGVVFAFTLLGLLPLITRWLFARFSRTSP
- the xthA gene encoding exodeoxyribonuclease III, which codes for MKFVSFNINGLRARPHQLQAIVEQHQPDVIGLQETKVHDDMFPLEEVAKLGYNVFYHGQKGHYGVALLTKETPVSVRRGFPGDGEDSQRRIIMAEIPSPLGNITVINGYFPQGESRDHPLKFPAKEKFYQDLQSFLETELNKENPVLIMGDMNISHTDLDIGIGEDSRKRWLRAGKCSFLPEEREWMARLMDWGLVDTFRHANPETQDRFSWFDYRSRGFDDNRGLRIDLLLASAPLAERCIETGIDYEIRSMEKPSDHAPVWATFDVK
- a CDS encoding aspartate aminotransferase family protein, coding for MSLSITRENFDEWMMPVYAPAAFIPVRGEGSRLWDQQGKEYIDFAGGIAVNALGHAHPALRQALNDQAAKFWHTGNGYTNEPALRLAKKLIDATFAEKVFFCNSGAEANEAALKLARKYAHDNFGSQKSGIVAFKNAFHGRTLFTVSAGGQPSYSQDFAPLPPDIRHAIYNDLQSASELIDDTTCAVIVEPMQGEGGVLPADKAFLQGLRELCDRHNAVLIFDEVQTGVGRTGELYAYMHYGVTPDVLSTAKALGGGFPVGAMLTTDKFARVMTVGTHGTTYGGNPLASAVAGQVLDIINTPEVLAGVRQRHEWFVERLQAINAKTGLFKEIRGLGLLIGCVLTEEFAGKAKLISQEAAKAGVMVLIAGANVVRFAPALIVSEEEVQTGLDRFALACERVKSGVSS
- the astA gene encoding arginine N-succinyltransferase, which gives rise to MMVIRPIERGDLSALMQLAGKTGGGLTSLPVDENTLSARIERSLETWQGTLPKGEQGYVFVLEDTDSGTVAGICAIEVAVGLNDPWYNYRVGTLVHASKELNVYNALPTLFLSNDHTGSSELCTLFLDPEWRKEGNGYLLSKSRFLFMAAFRDRFNEKVVAEMRGVIDETGFSPFWQSLGERFFSMEFSKADYLCGTGQKAFIAELMPKHPIYTYFLSPEAQAVIGQVHPQTAPARAVLEKEGFRYRNYVDIFDGGPTLECDIDRVRAIRKSRLVEVAEGQPAPGEWPACLVANEQYDQFRATLIRVDPDCERLVLTPAQLDALKCRAGDRIRMVRLCPEEKTA
- the astD gene encoding succinylglutamate-semialdehyde dehydrogenase, producing the protein MNLWINGDWVTGEGEPRTKHNPVGQEVLWQGADASAAQVEQACRAARAAFPGWARLPFSARQAIVEKFAALLEANKQELTRIIASETGKPRWEAATEITAMINKIAISVKAYHTRTGEQRTEMADGAATLRHRPHGVLAVFGPYNFPGHLPNGHIVPALLAGNAVIFKPSELTPWSGEAVVKLWEQAGLPPGVLNLVQGGRETGQALSALGDIDGLLFTGSAGTGYQLHRQLAGQPEKILALEMGGNNALIVDDPADIDAAVHLTIQSAFITAGQRCTCARRLLVKSGAEGDAFLARLVEVSAHLLPGVWDASDQPFIGGLISEQAAKNVYHVWREHVARGGESLLDPRLVKAGTSLLTPGIVEMTGVRDVPDEEVFGPLLCVWRYDDFDQAIAMANTTRYGLSCGLISPDREKFDQLLLEARAGIVNWNKPLTGAASTAPFGGVGASGNHRASAWYAADYCAWPMASLETPAIVLPEQLSPGLDFTREKRHESA